A DNA window from Castanea sativa cultivar Marrone di Chiusa Pesio chromosome 7, ASM4071231v1 contains the following coding sequences:
- the LOC142643658 gene encoding protein RMD5 homolog, translating into MMELTTIKDAFERVTKKQKLSSSKSQEVIDQVGHEIEQALGKIQSADDPTSPVDQKSILTDLKLKLNALVPLQQLEGSQKELNLNLSKYPKVLEKFFNPDISKAYRNVDFDFHIVNQTVANHFYRQGLFDLGDSILNEAGEPEAIAIRSQFFEMHQILEAVRVGNLEPALKWACINREKLKQNGSNIELKLHRLQFVEILRRGSLTDSLNYARAYLAPFATLHMEEIQKLMACLLFARRLDSSPYADMTSPTQWENLTEELTGQFCSLLEQSYESPLSVAIAAGVEGLPTLLKLANVMAAKKQEWQAMKQLPVPVDLGKEFQFHSIFVCPVSRDQASDENPPMLLPCLHVLCKQSIMKLSKSGTRTFKCPYCPAEASVAQCKQLHF; encoded by the coding sequence ATGATGGAGCTAACTACTATCAAAGATGCATTTGAGCGTGTTACTAAAAAGCAAAAATTGTCTTCTTCTAAATCCCAAGAAGTTATTGACCAAGTTGGCCATGAAATTGAACAGGCATTAGGAAAAATCCAGTCAGCTGATGACCCCACCTCCCCTGTTGATCAGAAGTCCATCCTCACAGATCTCAAACTCAAGCTCAATGCACTTGTCCCACTCCAACAGTTAGAAGGGTCACAGAAGGAACTAAACTTAAACCTTAGCAAGTACCCAAAAGTACTAGAGAAATTCTTCAATCCTGACATATCAAAGGCATACAGAAATGTTGATTTTGACTTCCACATTGTGAATCAGACTGTTGCAAACCATTTTTACCGGCAAGGCTTGTTTGATCTTGGAGATAGCATATTAAATGAGGCTGGAGAACCAGAGGCAATTGCAATAAGATCTCAATTCTTTGAAATGCATCAGATACTTGAAGCTGTGAGAGTTGGGAATCTTGAGCCTGCTCTGAAGTGGGCCTGTATTAATCGTGAGAAGCTCAAACAGAATGGTTCAAATATTGAGCTTAAACTTCATAGGCTGCAGTTTGTGGAGATTTTACGCAGAGGAAGCCTAACTGATTCACTCAATTATGCCAGAGCTTACCTTGCTCCTTTTGCTACCCTCCACATGGAGGAGATCCAAAAGCTTATGGCTTGCCTCTTGTTTGCAAGAAGGCTTGACAGCTCCCCATATGCTGATATGACATCTCCAACCCAATGGGAGAACTTGACTGAAGAACTGACTGGGCAATTCTGCAGTCTTTTGGAGCAGTCCTATGAGAGCCCATTGAGTGTGGCAATAGCAGCTGGTGTTGAGGGGTTGCCTACTCTTTTAAAGTTGGCAAATGTAATGGCTGCTAAGAAGCAGGAGTGGCAAGCAATGAAACAGTTGCCAGTGCCAGTTGATTTGGGAAAGGAATTTCAGTTTCATTCAATATTTGTTTGTCCTGTGAGTAGGGATCAAGCTAGTGATGAGAATCCGCCAATGCTGCTTCCATGTTTGCATGTTCTTTGCAAGCAATCGATCATGAAGTTATCAAAAAGTGGTACGAGGACATTTAAGTGTCCATATTGTCCTGCAGAGGCTTCAGTTGCACAGTGCAAGCAATTGCATTTCTGA